Proteins encoded in a region of the Perca fluviatilis chromosome 8, GENO_Pfluv_1.0, whole genome shotgun sequence genome:
- the cfap161 gene encoding cilia- and flagella-associated protein 161 isoform X2 has translation MAHTKTYRTNVRIGNWNEDLHLEEDAMKEYLEKKERGELTAQKVDFLKQNILTPVNLTVTNDGILHFGDVVMLVNVGGKKRKCSALSINADINSLTRIPAPSIQAPCGVSAGKGIQACKRTAFIITSVDGSPEGSTLHFEQSFALKTTSGIAGGLYLTSDLRSFQKCAKMSRLQEVNLDDGGSFLSWWKIVHFDPQERLEYEGQPVPANVSVLIIHCKTNQALAVLGDHVLWTTYGKEYEMTAHTFLDSHKAEQDNNHWILCTCDPAGNGLVLPNQPQSASNNKEHTQANPGI, from the exons GATGCAATGAAAGAGTATctggagaaaaaagagaggggtGAGCTTACTGCCCAGAAAGTAGACTTCctcaaacagaacattttgaCACCG GTGAATCTCACTGTGACAAATGATGGAATATTGCACTTTGGGGATGTTGTGATGTTGGTGAACGTGGGAGGAAAAAAGAGGAAGTGCAGTGCACTGAGCATTAACGCAGACATCAACAGTTTGACGAGGATTCCTGCGCCTAGCATTCAAGCCCCATGTGGAGTCAGTGCAGGAAAAGGCATTCAGGCCTGCAAGCGCACTGCCTTCATCATTACCAg TGTAGATGGCAGTCCTGAAGGATCAACTCTGCATTTTGAGCAGAGTTTTGCCCTGAAAACAACAAGTGGCATTGCTGGGGGA CTTTACTTGACAAGTGACCTGCGAAGTTTTCAAAAG TGTGCGAAGATGTCCCGGTTACAAGAAGTAAACTTGGATGACGGCGGTTCCTTCCTGTCATGGTGGAAGATAGTTCACTTTGACCCCCAGGAGAGGCTTGAATATGAGGGTCAGCCTGTCCCT GCTAATGTGAGCGTGTTGATAATACACTGCAAGACAAACCAGGCTCTTGCTGTTCTGGGTGATCACGTCCTTTG GACCACTTATGGCAAAGAGTATGAGATGACGGCTCACACCTTCCTGGACTCCCACAAAGCTGAGCAGGACAACAACCACTGGATACTGTGCACCTGTGACCCTGCAGGCAACGGGCTCGTACTTCCCAACCAACCACAGTCAGCATCCAACAACAAGgagcacacacaggcaaacCCTGGCATCTAA